One window of Treponema denticola genomic DNA carries:
- a CDS encoding aspartate/glutamate racemase family protein, protein MKAAVFAGTAVDTRMGVELLERRGIEALAIPMSSTCEEQSQLQYFSQEALENLFIAKSDEAIKKGSDIIVIYCNSLSSAIDYEKIQKLLNIQIFSPLDTYKKLADDCKNIAILAANGLAAYTIDKIIQKYNREKNTIPIGNMSIVQLIEKDLHPAEIVRLLNLKGFLSYLENIEISDYKIDSLILGCTHFPYIKNELQKHTSIRIIDPAEKMLETILHTKEKKEYAKENSNNDR, encoded by the coding sequence TTGAAAGCAGCCGTATTTGCCGGAACTGCAGTGGACACCCGAATGGGAGTTGAACTTTTGGAAAGAAGAGGCATAGAAGCTCTTGCAATTCCTATGTCGAGTACCTGTGAGGAACAGTCACAATTGCAATATTTTTCGCAAGAAGCCCTTGAAAACCTTTTTATCGCAAAATCGGATGAGGCTATAAAAAAGGGATCGGATATTATTGTTATATATTGCAATTCTTTAAGTTCTGCCATAGATTACGAAAAAATACAAAAGCTTTTAAACATTCAAATTTTTAGCCCGCTTGATACATATAAAAAATTAGCTGACGATTGTAAAAACATTGCTATCCTGGCTGCAAACGGATTAGCCGCATATACAATCGACAAAATTATTCAAAAATATAACCGAGAAAAAAATACCATTCCCATAGGAAATATGAGTATAGTACAGCTCATCGAAAAAGACCTTCATCCTGCTGAAATAGTAAGACTTTTAAACCTTAAAGGCTTTTTGTCCTATCTTGAAAATATTGAGATAAGCGATTATAAAATAGACAGCCTGATATTAGGCTGCACCCATTTTCCATATATAAAAAATGAACTTCAAAAACATACTTCAATTAGAATTATAGACCCGGCAGAAAAAATGCTGGAAACAATATTACATACCAAGGAGAAAAAAGAGTATGCAAAAGAAAACTCAAACAATGACCGGTAA
- the megL gene encoding methionine gamma-lyase — MNRKDLEKLGFASKQIHAGSIKNKYGALATPIYQTSTFVFDSAEQGGRRFALEEEGYIYTRLGNPTTTVVEEKLACLENGEACMSASSGIGAVTSCIWSIVNAGDHIVAGKTLYGCTFAFLNHGLSRFGVDVTFVDTRDPENVKKALKPNTKIVYLETPANPNMYLCDIAAISKIAHAHNPECKVIVDNTYMTPYLQRPLDLGADVVLHSATKYLNGHGDVIAGFVVGKKEFIDQVRFVGVKDMTGSTLGPFEAYLIGRGMKTLDIRMEKHCANAQKVAEFLEKHPAVESIAFPGLKSFPQYELAKKQMKLCGAMIAFTVKGGLEAGKTLINSVKFATIAVSLGDAETLIQHPASMTHSPYTPEERAASDIAEGLVRLSVGLEDAEDIIADLKQALDKLVK; from the coding sequence ATGAATAGAAAAGATTTGGAAAAGTTGGGATTTGCTTCAAAACAGATTCACGCAGGAAGCATTAAGAATAAGTATGGTGCTTTAGCTACACCTATTTATCAAACTTCAACATTTGTATTTGATTCGGCAGAACAAGGCGGCCGCAGATTTGCCTTAGAGGAAGAGGGCTATATCTACACCCGCTTAGGCAATCCTACGACTACGGTTGTCGAAGAAAAACTTGCCTGCCTTGAAAACGGGGAAGCATGTATGTCTGCAAGCTCCGGTATAGGTGCCGTTACCTCATGTATTTGGTCAATTGTAAATGCAGGAGACCATATCGTTGCCGGAAAAACACTTTACGGCTGTACTTTTGCATTTTTAAATCACGGTCTATCACGCTTCGGTGTTGATGTAACCTTCGTTGATACGCGAGATCCCGAAAACGTTAAAAAAGCTTTAAAGCCGAATACAAAAATCGTTTATTTGGAAACACCGGCCAACCCGAACATGTATCTTTGCGACATTGCAGCAATAAGTAAGATTGCTCATGCTCATAATCCCGAATGTAAGGTTATAGTAGATAATACTTATATGACTCCCTATCTTCAGCGCCCTCTTGATTTAGGTGCAGACGTTGTTCTTCATTCTGCAACAAAATACCTAAACGGGCACGGAGACGTTATTGCAGGTTTTGTTGTCGGTAAAAAAGAATTCATCGATCAGGTACGCTTTGTAGGTGTTAAGGATATGACAGGTTCTACATTGGGGCCCTTTGAAGCCTACCTAATAGGCCGAGGCATGAAGACCCTCGATATCAGAATGGAAAAGCACTGCGCCAATGCTCAAAAAGTTGCGGAGTTCTTGGAAAAACATCCGGCGGTAGAATCCATCGCTTTCCCCGGTCTTAAATCTTTCCCGCAATATGAGCTTGCAAAAAAACAGATGAAGCTTTGCGGAGCTATGATTGCCTTTACCGTTAAGGGCGGATTGGAAGCCGGTAAAACTCTTATAAACTCGGTTAAATTTGCAACCATTGCAGTAAGCTTAGGCGATGCCGAAACCCTTATTCAGCATCCTGCAAGTATGACCCACTCTCCATATACCCCTGAAGAAAGAGCTGCTTCGGATATTGCCGAAGGTTTGGTTCGTCTTTCTGTCGGTCTTGAAGATGCGGAAGACATTATTGCCGATTTAAAACAAGCCTTGGATAAACTTGTTAAATAA
- a CDS encoding Na+/H+ antiporter family protein has protein sequence MFNPVVIAVIVMMVLCLLKINILIAIMISGIVGGLIGGLGLQDTISILISGMGGNAETALSYILLGTLAAAITSTSIVELLAVKLQKWLKNKKALFVLIIAFIGCFSQNAIPVHIAYIPILIPPLLVVMNKMKLDRRAMACGLTFSVKWPYVAFPAGFGLIFHGIISDSMTQNGLQFNKMDVWKAMALPGAGMILGLLIAVFFSYRKAREYKTVEADIKAENEVKDIKFTSREWFTLLAIAAAFVTQVFSGSMPLGGLVGILILLVTRVIKVKDADQTMAEGIKLMGFIAFVMLVAAGFAEVIKATKAVDALVVSSANLIGGSKLLGAIIMLLIGLGITMGIGTSFGTIPVIATIYVPLGMRLGFSPMAIACLLGTAGALGDAGSPASDSTLGPTAGLNADGQHDHIWDTCVPTFLHYNIPLMILATIAAMFL, from the coding sequence ATGTTCAATCCTGTTGTTATTGCCGTCATTGTTATGATGGTATTGTGCTTGCTTAAGATTAACATCTTAATCGCAATTATGATTTCCGGTATTGTAGGAGGGCTTATTGGAGGTTTAGGACTTCAAGACACAATAAGCATTCTTATTTCGGGAATGGGCGGCAATGCCGAAACGGCGTTATCTTATATCTTGCTGGGAACTTTAGCCGCGGCAATTACTTCAACTTCTATAGTTGAACTTTTAGCGGTCAAATTACAAAAATGGCTTAAAAATAAAAAAGCCCTATTCGTGCTTATCATTGCATTTATCGGCTGTTTTTCGCAAAACGCAATTCCTGTTCATATAGCCTACATTCCGATTTTAATTCCGCCTCTTTTGGTTGTAATGAACAAAATGAAACTCGACAGACGTGCCATGGCTTGCGGCTTAACATTCTCGGTTAAGTGGCCCTATGTCGCGTTTCCTGCAGGTTTTGGTCTTATTTTTCACGGAATTATTTCGGATTCTATGACACAAAACGGACTTCAATTCAATAAAATGGATGTATGGAAAGCTATGGCTCTTCCCGGTGCCGGAATGATTTTAGGTCTTTTGATTGCGGTTTTCTTTTCCTACAGAAAAGCCCGTGAATACAAAACGGTAGAAGCAGACATAAAGGCTGAAAATGAAGTTAAAGACATAAAATTTACTTCACGTGAATGGTTTACTCTTTTAGCAATTGCAGCCGCCTTTGTAACACAGGTTTTCTCCGGTTCTATGCCATTAGGCGGGCTTGTCGGTATTTTGATATTGCTTGTTACCCGTGTTATAAAGGTAAAAGATGCGGATCAAACTATGGCGGAAGGTATTAAACTGATGGGATTTATCGCCTTTGTCATGCTCGTTGCCGCAGGCTTCGCAGAAGTAATTAAGGCGACAAAAGCGGTAGACGCTCTTGTTGTTTCCAGCGCCAATCTTATAGGAGGAAGCAAACTCCTCGGGGCTATTATAATGCTCTTAATCGGACTTGGTATTACAATGGGTATAGGAACTTCCTTCGGTACCATTCCTGTAATTGCAACGATATATGTTCCTCTTGGTATGAGACTCGGCTTCAGCCCCATGGCCATAGCCTGTCTTCTCGGCACGGCAGGTGCTTTAGGCGATGCAGGTTCTCCCGCTTCCGATTCTACTTTGGGACCGACAGCCGGCTTGAATGCCGACGGGCAGCATGACCACATTTGGGATACATGTGTTCCGACATTCCTGCATTATAATATTCCTCTTATGATATTAGCTACGATTGCAGCAATGTTCTTGTAA
- a CDS encoding DMT family transporter, producing the protein MSNKIKSYLSAFTAIIFFASSFPFSRFALTHFGPEALGFLRCSLASIILLIIGKFNNLRAPFKLKHIGLFFLSGALGFALYLIVFNIGLRTITAATSSIIIATTPIMTAATASILYGEKISKIGILSIISAFCGVLIIILWKGIFSVNIGILWTMSAAVFFCGYNILSRKLAKMGYTSIEIVTYSMICSAIILSPFCIKGYKELVSADFKYIWSLLYLGIFTSALGYFFFNKGIEIAEKTSDVTNFIFVNPLIASLLSYLALGETLNAGTAIGGIIIVVSIILFALKGSK; encoded by the coding sequence ATGTCCAATAAAATAAAATCATATTTATCGGCTTTTACCGCCATTATTTTTTTTGCTTCTTCTTTTCCGTTTTCACGCTTTGCTTTAACGCATTTCGGCCCGGAAGCCTTAGGTTTTTTAAGATGTTCTTTAGCAAGTATTATTCTTTTAATTATAGGAAAATTTAATAACCTTAGAGCTCCTTTTAAGCTTAAACACATAGGACTATTCTTTTTGTCGGGAGCACTAGGCTTTGCCCTATATCTTATCGTTTTTAACATTGGACTTAGAACCATCACAGCTGCAACCTCAAGCATCATAATCGCTACAACCCCCATAATGACCGCTGCAACAGCTTCAATTCTTTATGGCGAAAAAATAAGTAAGATAGGTATCCTGTCAATTATTTCTGCTTTTTGCGGAGTTTTAATTATCATTTTATGGAAGGGAATTTTTTCGGTCAACATAGGCATTTTGTGGACTATGTCGGCAGCAGTTTTCTTTTGCGGATATAATATTTTAAGCCGAAAACTTGCAAAAATGGGCTATACTTCAATAGAAATCGTAACCTATAGTATGATTTGTTCAGCTATTATTTTATCGCCTTTTTGCATTAAAGGTTATAAAGAGCTTGTTTCTGCCGATTTTAAATATATATGGAGCCTTTTATACTTAGGAATTTTTACAAGCGCATTAGGCTATTTTTTCTTTAATAAGGGAATAGAAATTGCCGAAAAAACAAGCGATGTTACAAATTTTATTTTTGTTAACCCCTTGATTGCAAGTCTTTTAAGTTATCTAGCCCTAGGCGAAACCTTAAATGCAGGAACGGCGATAGGAGGAATCATTATCGTTGTAAGTATTATTTTATTTGCATTGAAAGGCAGTAAATAA
- a CDS encoding Na+/H+ antiporter NhaC family protein, which yields MEKSKFKPNGVALLPFFIFVVVYLGMGVILVAKGDPMGFYGFKGPIAVIVGIIAAFLMHKGSIDEKFDALVKGCGDANIITMCIIYILAGAFSVVSKQMGGVDSTVNLGLTLIPSNFVTAGLFIICCFLSIATGTSVGTIAAVGPIAVGFAEKAGISMPLMIASMVGGAMFGDNLSIISDTTIAATRTQNVDMRDKFRVNIALALPAAILTLILLLIFGRPSVPPQIESLEFNIIKVLPYVFVLVAAIAGLNVFAVLLGGILFSGIIGMAYGAFDALQWTNHMYDGFNGMFEIFLLSMLTGGLAYMVSQAGGMEWLLQKIKGMVKGKKSAELGIGALTLLTDAATANNTVAIIIDGPIAKEMCEEFKVDPRRSASLLDAFSCVMQGLIPYGAQLLIACSFTNGLVNPVGLIPLLWYQLLLAVFLILSIFFPFADGYIKKHPWNFEEWKAVKAK from the coding sequence ATGGAAAAATCTAAGTTTAAACCGAATGGTGTTGCTCTGTTGCCCTTTTTTATCTTTGTTGTAGTTTATCTGGGAATGGGTGTAATCCTTGTAGCAAAAGGCGATCCTATGGGATTTTACGGTTTTAAGGGTCCTATTGCCGTAATTGTAGGTATTATAGCAGCCTTTTTGATGCACAAAGGTTCAATCGACGAAAAATTCGATGCTCTGGTCAAAGGCTGCGGAGATGCAAACATCATTACTATGTGTATCATTTATATTTTAGCCGGAGCCTTTTCGGTCGTTTCAAAGCAGATGGGCGGTGTTGATTCTACAGTAAATTTAGGTTTAACCCTAATACCGTCGAATTTTGTTACAGCTGGTCTATTTATTATCTGCTGTTTTTTATCTATTGCAACAGGAACAAGTGTCGGTACTATTGCCGCTGTAGGTCCTATTGCCGTAGGTTTTGCGGAAAAAGCAGGTATTTCAATGCCGCTTATGATAGCCTCAATGGTAGGCGGAGCCATGTTCGGCGATAACCTTTCGATTATTTCGGATACTACAATTGCGGCTACAAGAACACAAAATGTTGATATGAGGGATAAATTCAGAGTTAATATTGCATTAGCCCTACCTGCTGCAATTTTAACTCTCATTCTTCTATTAATCTTCGGCAGGCCGTCTGTTCCGCCTCAAATTGAATCCTTGGAATTTAATATTATAAAAGTGTTGCCCTATGTATTTGTATTGGTTGCAGCTATCGCAGGTCTTAACGTATTTGCAGTTCTTTTAGGAGGAATCCTTTTCTCCGGTATTATAGGAATGGCTTACGGTGCTTTTGACGCTCTACAGTGGACAAATCATATGTATGACGGCTTTAACGGAATGTTCGAAATATTCTTGCTTTCAATGTTGACGGGAGGACTTGCCTACATGGTAAGTCAGGCCGGCGGTATGGAATGGCTTTTACAAAAGATAAAGGGCATGGTAAAGGGTAAAAAATCCGCAGAGCTTGGTATCGGTGCTTTAACCCTTCTTACCGATGCGGCAACGGCAAATAATACCGTTGCAATTATTATCGACGGTCCTATCGCAAAAGAAATGTGTGAAGAATTTAAGGTTGACCCCCGAAGATCTGCCTCTCTTCTTGATGCCTTCTCTTGTGTAATGCAGGGATTAATTCCTTACGGTGCCCAGCTTTTAATAGCCTGTTCCTTTACAAATGGGCTTGTAAATCCTGTAGGCCTTATTCCCTTATTGTGGTACCAGCTTTTACTGGCCGTGTTCTTAATTCTTTCGATATTCTTCCCCTTTGCCGACGGATATATTAAAAAACATCCTTGGAATTTTGAAGAATGGAAGGCTGTTAAAGCAAAATAA
- the nifJ gene encoding pyruvate:ferredoxin (flavodoxin) oxidoreductase translates to MQKKTQTMTGNNAASYVAYAFTDVAAIYPITPSSDMAELVDSWAANGRKNIFGQTVLVSELESEAGAAGSMHGALSAGALASSFTASQGLLLMIPNMYKMSGELLPGVLHVSARALSAHALSIFGDHQDVMACCQTGFGMLASGSVQEIIDLGGIAHLAAIKGRVPFLHFFDGFRTSHELQNVELIEYEDFAKMLDWKALNDWRTTAMNPEHPFTKGTAQNPDVYFQAAEASNKFYTDVVEIVADYMKRISALTGRIYRPFDYHGAPDAERVIIAMGSITETAEETVDYLVSKGEKVGLIKVRLYRPFSPKYLFDVMPKTVKKIAVLDRTKEKGALYEPLHLDILGAYIDVPNKPLIVGGRYGLASKDTTPSMVKSVFDNLKADAPKNNFTVGIEDDITNLSLPVVEEIKTEPAGTIRCKFWGFGSDGTVGANKSAIKIIGDSTGMYAQAYFAYDSKKSGGVTISHLRFGKQPIKSTYLISDADFISCSKQSYVHQYDLLKGLKKGGTFLLNCLWSDEELEANLPGEMKRFIAKNEIKFYTINATGIAQEIGLGGRINMIMQSAFFKLAEIIPIEEAVESLKKSIVRDYGKKGEDIVNMNYAAVEKGVSSLHKVAVPAAWANAEDSQVCNSHLPPYVRNVLIPINRQEGDALKVSTFKGVEDGRMPNCTSRYEKRGVAVEVPHWIKENCIQCNQCSFVCPHATIRPFLLNEKERAAKPEGFETIKANGKGLEGLEYRMQVSVMDCTGCSNCANICPAKNKALVMKPLAEEEAQSKNWDYAVDNVSAKHGLMDQFSVKGSQFKQPLLEFHGACAGCGETAYATLVTRLFGDRMMIANASGCSSIWGGSYPTAGFTYNEKGKGPTWASSLFEDNANYGYGMAIGTRKLREQAEDYMKKFVELNVGTDFTPLFKEWIENKKDVEANTLTCDKIKALFDAHQPPRNTAVKNTDAADYLPVPESHTFKYNTGNIEADRLLEYIYKLKDFIVKKSVWSFGGDGWAYDIGYGGLDHTMASGEDFNILVFDTEVYSNTGGQSSKSTPTAAVAKFAAGGKRIRKKDLGAMLMTYGYVYVAQVAIGSNMSQFVKAVKEAESYDGPSIVICYAPCINHGLRSGMSRSVEQEKKAVEAGYWHLYRFDPRLKAEGKNPFQLDSKEPTASFQDFINSEVRYTSLKKTFPDVAEVLFKHAEEDAKERYSRYKSMAE, encoded by the coding sequence ATGCAAAAGAAAACTCAAACAATGACCGGTAATAATGCGGCTTCTTATGTGGCCTATGCCTTTACCGATGTAGCCGCCATTTATCCGATTACACCATCTTCAGATATGGCCGAGCTTGTTGACTCATGGGCAGCCAACGGAAGAAAAAACATTTTCGGTCAAACCGTTCTTGTTTCGGAACTGGAGTCCGAGGCGGGGGCTGCCGGATCAATGCACGGAGCCCTTTCTGCCGGTGCCCTAGCTTCAAGCTTTACGGCCAGTCAGGGACTTTTACTTATGATACCCAACATGTACAAGATGTCCGGTGAGCTTTTACCGGGTGTTTTACATGTATCGGCGAGAGCTCTTTCGGCTCATGCCCTTTCTATTTTCGGCGATCATCAGGACGTTATGGCTTGCTGCCAAACGGGTTTCGGTATGCTCGCTTCCGGTTCGGTACAGGAAATTATAGACCTCGGCGGTATTGCCCACCTTGCAGCGATAAAGGGGCGAGTCCCCTTCCTCCACTTCTTTGACGGCTTTAGAACCAGCCATGAACTTCAAAATGTCGAGCTTATCGAGTATGAAGATTTTGCAAAGATGCTTGATTGGAAGGCCTTAAACGATTGGCGTACCACGGCAATGAATCCGGAGCATCCATTTACCAAAGGAACAGCCCAAAACCCGGATGTTTATTTTCAGGCGGCAGAAGCCTCCAATAAATTCTATACCGATGTTGTAGAAATAGTTGCCGATTATATGAAGCGGATTTCGGCCTTGACGGGAAGAATTTACCGCCCCTTTGACTATCATGGAGCACCCGATGCCGAACGCGTAATTATAGCCATGGGTTCTATAACCGAGACGGCCGAAGAAACCGTTGACTATCTTGTTTCCAAGGGAGAAAAGGTTGGCCTTATAAAGGTAAGGCTTTACCGTCCTTTCTCGCCCAAATACCTCTTTGATGTAATGCCCAAGACGGTTAAAAAGATTGCCGTTCTTGACCGGACAAAAGAGAAGGGCGCCCTTTACGAACCTCTCCATTTGGACATACTGGGTGCATACATTGATGTGCCCAATAAACCTCTGATAGTGGGCGGAAGATACGGGCTTGCTTCAAAGGATACGACTCCCTCAATGGTAAAATCAGTATTCGACAATCTTAAAGCCGATGCTCCCAAAAACAATTTTACCGTAGGAATCGAAGACGATATAACCAATTTGAGTCTCCCCGTTGTGGAGGAAATTAAGACCGAACCCGCAGGAACAATCAGATGTAAATTCTGGGGCTTCGGCTCTGACGGAACCGTCGGAGCAAATAAGAGTGCTATCAAGATTATCGGCGACAGTACGGGTATGTATGCCCAAGCCTATTTTGCTTATGACAGTAAAAAATCGGGAGGCGTAACCATTTCTCACCTCCGCTTCGGAAAGCAGCCGATAAAATCCACATACCTTATAAGCGATGCCGACTTTATTTCCTGTTCAAAGCAGTCCTATGTTCATCAATATGATTTATTGAAGGGCTTAAAAAAAGGCGGAACATTCCTGCTTAACTGTCTATGGTCTGACGAAGAATTGGAAGCCAACCTTCCGGGAGAAATGAAGCGTTTTATTGCAAAAAATGAGATAAAATTTTATACAATCAATGCTACAGGCATTGCTCAGGAAATCGGTCTCGGCGGAAGAATCAATATGATTATGCAGTCTGCCTTCTTTAAGCTTGCAGAAATTATTCCCATTGAAGAAGCCGTTGAAAGTTTAAAAAAATCCATAGTCAGGGATTACGGTAAAAAAGGTGAAGACATAGTAAATATGAACTATGCCGCAGTTGAAAAAGGCGTAAGTTCTCTTCACAAGGTTGCCGTTCCTGCCGCTTGGGCAAATGCGGAGGATTCACAGGTTTGCAATTCTCATCTTCCGCCATACGTACGCAATGTACTTATCCCTATTAACAGACAGGAAGGCGATGCTCTAAAGGTGAGCACCTTTAAAGGTGTTGAAGACGGCCGAATGCCTAACTGTACCAGCCGATACGAAAAGCGTGGTGTTGCAGTTGAAGTTCCGCATTGGATAAAGGAAAATTGTATTCAGTGTAACCAGTGTTCTTTTGTATGTCCTCATGCTACAATCCGCCCCTTCCTTCTTAATGAAAAAGAAAGGGCTGCTAAACCTGAAGGCTTTGAAACTATAAAGGCCAACGGAAAAGGCCTTGAGGGGCTTGAGTACAGGATGCAGGTTTCGGTTATGGATTGTACGGGCTGTTCAAACTGTGCAAATATTTGTCCTGCAAAGAATAAGGCCCTTGTTATGAAGCCCTTGGCCGAAGAAGAAGCTCAAAGCAAAAACTGGGATTATGCAGTTGATAATGTTTCTGCAAAGCACGGTCTTATGGATCAGTTCTCCGTTAAAGGAAGCCAGTTTAAACAGCCTCTCTTGGAATTCCACGGAGCTTGTGCAGGCTGCGGCGAAACTGCCTATGCAACCCTTGTTACCCGTCTTTTCGGAGACCGCATGATGATCGCAAACGCTTCCGGTTGTTCTTCGATATGGGGCGGCTCTTATCCCACTGCCGGCTTTACCTATAACGAAAAAGGAAAGGGCCCGACTTGGGCAAGCTCCCTTTTTGAGGACAATGCGAACTACGGCTACGGAATGGCCATCGGCACCCGCAAGTTGAGGGAACAGGCCGAAGACTATATGAAAAAATTTGTTGAGCTCAATGTCGGAACCGATTTTACTCCTCTCTTTAAAGAATGGATTGAAAACAAAAAAGATGTTGAAGCCAATACCTTAACCTGTGATAAGATTAAGGCTCTCTTTGATGCTCATCAGCCGCCTAGAAATACGGCCGTAAAGAATACCGATGCCGCCGATTATCTTCCGGTTCCCGAAAGCCATACCTTCAAATATAATACGGGAAATATTGAAGCCGACAGGCTCTTGGAATATATCTACAAGCTGAAAGACTTTATTGTCAAAAAGAGCGTCTGGTCCTTCGGAGGCGACGGCTGGGCTTACGACATCGGTTACGGCGGTCTTGACCACACAATGGCCTCGGGTGAAGACTTTAATATCCTCGTATTCGATACGGAAGTTTATTCCAATACAGGAGGTCAGTCCTCAAAGTCGACACCGACAGCAGCTGTCGCCAAATTTGCGGCAGGCGGAAAGCGAATCCGCAAAAAGGATTTGGGTGCAATGCTTATGACCTACGGCTATGTCTATGTAGCTCAGGTTGCTATAGGTTCCAATATGAGCCAATTCGTAAAGGCTGTAAAAGAAGCCGAAAGCTATGACGGACCTTCTATTGTTATCTGTTATGCTCCCTGTATCAACCACGGACTCCGCTCAGGAATGAGTAGAAGTGTCGAGCAGGAGAAAAAGGCTGTTGAAGCCGGTTATTGGCACCTATACCGCTTTGATCCCCGCTTAAAAGCCGAGGGCAAAAATCCCTTCCAGCTTGACAGCAAGGAGCCGACCGCTTCATTCCAAGACTTTATCAACTCCGAAGTCCGCTACACCTCGCTTAAAAAGACCTTCCCCGATGTTGCGGAAGTCTTATTCAAGCATGCAGAGGAAGATGCTAAGGAGAGGTATAGTAGGTATAAGAGTATGGCTGAGTAA
- a CDS encoding ABC transporter transmembrane domain-containing protein has protein sequence MLYKKSYFKLHAKIVLLSIIPIAFSAAIPLLLGKIIDDLNKGFSPEVFRIIIICFIIIFVQKIFNFVSNYNFNTAENIVAAAETEILLDEFLSAKSNLAGTFNNEKLLNRIANEPYKLGSLYGISPVMLVDNIMMFVAAVCVLLYLNWQLLLLTSLFIPLIYLIGCFVRKNIMKYSKESSLASEKFLLHLGEALKGFSDIKIFSAEKKIKTSLTKVRRDMLKVEKSEEFYQRLYRDINGFLYTSLPLVNLVAGFILMKYGKTTLGAIISFYMYVGHFIEPVQNLADLRMAILNSNEKKKLVDEIKKEFAADLAGHNKAENFNSILLKDIKHSFESKDINIKTDVDISSAGLYGISAPSGLGKSTALKILSGLLYSETAAAYIGGKDVKTLNPDSLNGNIFYINDKSIIFQGTVKENAELTEDAHITKEVFDSIFDESDNLSLETNLETEGTNISLGQKQRVVLLRFFALKEEPKIIILDEALSGLDEVRETQSIEALRKAFPHSIILFITHRKKSFALCDKVFEFKEG, from the coding sequence ATGTTGTATAAAAAATCTTATTTTAAATTACATGCTAAAATTGTCTTACTTTCAATTATTCCGATTGCGTTTTCTGCTGCGATTCCATTGCTTTTAGGGAAAATAATAGATGACTTAAACAAGGGGTTTTCACCCGAAGTATTTAGAATCATAATAATTTGTTTTATCATTATCTTCGTTCAAAAAATTTTTAATTTTGTTTCTAACTATAATTTTAATACGGCAGAAAATATTGTTGCTGCTGCAGAAACCGAAATTCTTCTTGACGAGTTTTTAAGTGCAAAGTCTAATTTAGCCGGTACATTTAATAATGAAAAACTTTTAAACCGTATAGCCAATGAACCTTATAAATTGGGTTCTCTTTATGGGATAAGCCCTGTAATGCTTGTCGATAATATTATGATGTTTGTAGCGGCTGTTTGTGTTCTTTTATATTTAAATTGGCAGCTCTTACTTTTAACTTCTCTTTTTATTCCGCTGATATATCTTATAGGCTGCTTTGTAAGAAAAAACATTATGAAGTATTCGAAAGAAAGTTCTTTAGCCTCCGAAAAATTTCTTTTGCATTTAGGTGAAGCCTTAAAAGGTTTTTCGGATATAAAAATTTTTTCTGCCGAAAAGAAAATAAAAACATCCTTAACAAAGGTAAGAAGAGATATGTTAAAGGTGGAAAAATCGGAAGAATTTTATCAGCGGCTTTATCGGGATATAAACGGATTTTTGTACACCTCTTTACCTCTTGTAAATTTAGTCGCCGGTTTTATACTAATGAAATACGGAAAAACTACATTGGGTGCTATAATTTCATTTTATATGTATGTAGGACATTTTATTGAACCGGTACAAAATCTTGCCGACCTGCGTATGGCAATTTTAAATTCTAACGAAAAAAAGAAACTGGTTGATGAGATAAAAAAAGAATTTGCCGCCGATTTGGCAGGGCATAATAAAGCCGAAAACTTTAATTCCATTTTATTAAAGGATATAAAGCATTCTTTTGAAAGTAAGGACATAAACATTAAAACCGATGTAGATATTTCATCGGCGGGACTTTACGGTATTTCCGCCCCATCAGGTTTAGGTAAAAGTACTGCCTTAAAAATTCTTTCAGGGCTTTTATATTCCGAAACGGCTGCCGCTTATATCGGAGGTAAGGATGTCAAAACCTTAAACCCCGATTCTCTTAACGGAAATATTTTTTACATAAACGATAAGTCTATAATTTTTCAAGGTACGGTTAAAGAAAATGCCGAACTTACCGAAGATGCTCATATTACAAAAGAAGTCTTTGATTCTATTTTTGATGAAAGCGATAATCTTTCGCTTGAAACTAATTTGGAAACTGAAGGAACAAATATTTCATTGGGACAAAAACAAAGGGTGGTGTTGTTAAGGTTTTTTGCCCTTAAAGAAGAACCTAAAATTATAATATTAGATGAAGCTCTTTCGGGACTTGATGAAGTAAGGGAAACACAGTCTATCGAAGCATTGCGTAAGGCTTTCCCTCATTCAATTATCCTTTTTATAACTCACCGCAAAAAATCTTTTGCTCTTTGCGATAAGGTTTTTGAATTTAAAGAAGGATAG